The following proteins are co-located in the Manihot esculenta cultivar AM560-2 chromosome 9, M.esculenta_v8, whole genome shotgun sequence genome:
- the LOC110623556 gene encoding glucan endo-1,3-beta-glucosidase 12 yields the protein MSSISSIFLVTLIFAALAPSKSDGEFKEWCIADEQTPEEELQIALDWACGKGGADCRMIQKNQPCYLPNTVKDHASYAFNNYYHKFKHLGATCYFNSAAMITDLDPSHQSCKFD from the exons ATGTCATCCATTTCAAGTATTTTCTTGGTTACTCTCATTTTTGCTGCCTTAGCTCCAAGTAAATCAG ATGGAGAATTCAAGGAATGGTGTATAGCTGATGAGCAAACTCCAGAAGAAGAGTTGCAGATAGCTCTAGATTGGGCATGTGGAAAAGGAGGTGCAGATTGTAGGATGATTCAAAAAAATCAACCATGTTACTTGCCCAACACAGTCAAAGATCATGCTtcttatgctttcaataattaCTATCACAAGTTTAAGCATCTTGGAGCTACTTGTTACTTCAACTCTGCTGCTATGATTACTGATCTTGATCCAA GTCACCAGTCTTGCAAATTTGATTGA